In Pseudanabaena sp. ABRG5-3, the genomic window GTGCGATCGCTACTCCCAAAAATCAACATTAAGCATCGTATCGATATCGCGCCCGAATTGCCATGTATCAGGGAAAGCAACCTCTCGATATTCAGTCTTCACAAGTCTCAAGGCTTTTTTAAACGCATCATCAAAGGATTGAGAAAAGACCTGTTTGAGGCTTGGAGACTGGATAAAAATATCCTCAAGTTCATCACGCTGATTAATGATTGTGACTTCCCAGCCCCGATAACATTCAGGCATATCGACATAGCATCGTTTCAGAATATGCTCTATCAGTCGTTTAAGCCTATTGGACACCTCACGTCTGTCTCTACCCGCCAAGCCCTCTAACTCCTCTATTAAGTTTTCAACATCGAGATTATGAAAGTCACCTGCTTTTAACTTGGCGATCGCATCTCCTAACCACAAATTAAGGTCGCGATCGTACAAGGTTGTTTTTGGCGCGATTGTTTGAGTCATTTTGTTTTTACTCCTTTACTGCGATCGCTAACATTTTTCTCTAGCCAAGCCTCAATGATTAGCGCCGCTTGCGCTCCCATAGACCTTTTCTCTCTAGTGGCGATTGTTTCTAGTGCTTCTAAATCTTCCT contains:
- a CDS encoding DUF29 domain-containing protein, with translation MTQTIAPKTTLYDRDLNLWLGDAIAKLKAGDFHNLDVENLIEELEGLAGRDRREVSNRLKRLIEHILKRCYVDMPECYRGWEVTIINQRDELEDIFIQSPSLKQVFSQSFDDAFKKALRLVKTEYREVAFPDTWQFGRDIDTMLNVDFWE